The Stigmatella ashevillena genomic sequence TCTGAACGACTTGCAGGTCCCGTAGCGTGTTGAGTTCGGCGCCTTCGGCGTTGGCACCCGCGATGGAGGCCAACAGCACGGCCGCTATCACCCACTTGCCCCTCGTCACATCGCTCTTTCCGAGCATGCTACCCCTCTACAAGTTGTAATCAGGCCGCGCTGCTGGCCCGAAGTGCTACTCGCCCCAGTTTCTGCCCTGCATCAGGTCATACGCCGGGTCCCGCTTGCTGTCCTGCTTGAGCTGGAGGCTCACCGGATTGGGGATGACCTTCCCCTCCGTGGGGATGTACTCGGTCACCGTCACCGAGTCCCGGAGGATCTGCGTGACCCTCCCACCCTGGCGTCCCATGCGCGCGTTGCGCCGGACAATGTGACCCCGCCCCGCGGGGTCCTCCACCATGGCGATCGGGTTGGCATCCCCGGTGACGACCGCCACCAGCTTCAACTGATCAAGATCCCACGCGCACAGAGGCTCGTTGCAGGCAGTGACCTGCACATTCTGCTGCGTCCGGTCCAGCTCCTCGAGGGGGCTGCGGAACGGGTCCCTCTTGCCGACGGGGTTGTACGTATAAGTGACGGAGGACTCGATGACCGCCTCCTTGGGCGTCTCCGCCGCCGCGGCCGTTGCCGCCTTCTTCGCGGCGGGCGGCGAGGCCTTGGGCGATGCACTGCCTCCGCCACACGCAACCACCGTGAGCGCCAGCGCAGCCGTAGTCATCTTGAACTTGAGCGTCTTCATCCTCTGGATCCTCTTCTCACCCTACTTCTTGGGCGACGCAACTTTCTTGCCCGTTGGCTTGGAATCTGGCGCCTTCTGCTCCACGAACCTGAACGTGGTGGCCACGAAGGAACTCTCCAGGATGACCTTCTCGTTCTTGATGGTCGGCTTATCGAGCTTGATGCCGTTCACGTTGACGATGCGGCGCATGTTCGCGATCTCCTGCATGAACATGGCGATCTCGTGGTAGTTGCCACTCACCGTCATCTTGAGCGGAATACGGGCGAAGAAATCGCCGCTTCCGACCGACTCCTTGCCGGGCTCCACGCGGGAGATCTCCAGGCCGGACTTCTTGCCGATGTCGTTGATCTGGGCGAGCAGCTCATCCAGGTCGCGCCGCTCCGGCAGCTCCGTGAGGGCCTCGGCGAGCTTCTGATCCAGCACGTCGAGTTCGCGTCGGCGCTCGTTGAGGTTCTGGGCGATCTCGCTCTTCTCGGCCAGATCCAGGTCGAGCTTGCGGCGCTGCTCCACCTGCTTCTTGATCTGGGCCTCGGTGGGCTGAACGAGCCCAAAGTAGTTGGCCACCGTGAGGAGCACCACCAAGCCCGCCAGGCCACCGTACTTCACGCCCGCGGGGGCCTTCGCAATCTTGTCCAGGTATTGTTCCATGGCTCTCGGGTCTTCTCAGATGGCGTAGTTGGCCGTGAGGATGAGGTTGAACTTGACGGTGGTCAGCGGGTTCAGGTCGGCGCTGCCGCCAGCCTTGGAGGTTTGCTGAACCGCGTCCTTCAGGTCGATGTTCGAGAAGAAGGGCTTGATGGTGGCCACCGGGAACTCCTCGATGGAGGCATCCGGGGTGAGCAGTTCCACGCGGGACGTCTTCGCGTCCCGGCGCTGCTCCACCAGCCGGCCCATGCCCTTGGGCGTCCACACCATGCCGCCGAGGCTGCGCATGAACTCGGCCACCTCGTCGTGGCTCACGGCGCTGCCGACGATCTTCACGCCACCCTTCTCTTCGGTGAAGTTCTCCAGCCAGAGCTTCTTGGGCATGGCCAGCGAGAGCGCGTCCAGCATCCGCACCGGGCCCGAACGGCCACGGCGCAGGTTGTCGAGGACGGCGAGCTTCTTCTCCACCTCGGCCTTGCGGTCGTTGATGGTGCTCACCTCGCCGATGACCTTCTCCAGTTCGGTGATCTTCGTCTTCACGGTGGCGATGCCCGCCGCGTTGGCCGAGACCTCGTCGGAGAGGCGCCCGTACCACATGTAGTTGCCCACGATCGCGGCCAGGAGCACCGCGGCGAAGAGGACCAGGATTTGCCGGCCCATCTCCCGCTTTTTCGCCACCCGGACGGGCAGCAGGTTGATGCGGATCATCATATGCGTCGGTTCCTTCAGGAAAGCAGGGAGAGGGGTATCAGCTCAGCTTGTCACCGGGCTTGCGCAGGGCCAACCCCACGGCCACGGCCGCCACGGGGGCCACGTCCATGATGAACGCGGGGTCGAACTTGCGGTTGTCCACGTCGATCTTCCGGAACGGATTGAGGATCTCCACCGGCACGCCCACGCGGGTCTCGATGGTCTTGAACAGCGCGGGAATCTTCGCCGTTCCTCCGGACAGAAAGACCTTGCTGAAATTGGCATCCGCGGCAGTGCCCGCGTAGAAGTCCAGCGAGCGCTGAATCTCTCCGGCGACCTGCTCGGCCACGCTGAGCAGCACGCGCTCCACGTCCTGGGGCACCACGGCATCCGCGTCCGAGCTGTTGCCGCCGATCTTCAGCGCCTCCGCCTCCTCGTAGGAGACGTTGAGCTGCTTCTGGATCTCCTCGGTGAACTGGTTGCCGCCGATCGTCACATCACGGGTGAAGACGGTGATGCCGTTGGCGATGATGTTGATGTTCACCACCGAGGCGCCCGCGTTGATGAGCACCACGGTCTCCTTCTCCGGCACGTCGTAGTTCGTGGAGAACATGTTCTGGACGGCGAAGGCGTCCACGTCCACCACCACCGGCTGAAGTCCCGCCTCGGAGACCACGGTGGTGTAGTCGTTGATCATGTCCTTCTTGGCCGCCACCAGCAGCACGTCCATCTGCCCGGTGGCGTCATTGGCCCCCGAGTCGAGGATCTGCGTGTCGATGTTCACGTCCTTCACGTCGAAGGGGATGTACTGCTCCGCCTCCCACTGGATGCTCTCCTCGAGCTCTTCCTGGCTCATGCGGGGCATCTGGATCTTCTTGATGATGACCGAGTGGCCGGAGACGCCGATGGCGACCTCCTTCGCCTTGATCTTCAGCTCGTTCATCAGTTCCTGCACGGCCTGGACGATGGCCGTCGAGTTCATGAGCGCGCCATCGACGATGGCCTCGGGAGGCAGCGGCTTCATGCCGAAGCTTTGCAGTGCGTAGCCGACTTCGCCGCGCTTGCGCTGCTCCTTGAGGAGGATCATCTTCACCGAGGTCGATCCGATGTCCAGACCGAGTGCCAGTTTGCCCTTCGCCATTCAGTGCTCCCGTGCAGAGGCGGCCAGCGTAGCACTGGCACGCAACCCCGCCTAAAAGTTGACCGGCGCCCGCCCGCTCCACGGCCTCTCAAGCGCGTGGTCCAGGCCCTTCGTCCGCTCCCCTCGATGCGAGACAGCGCTGCCGGGCCCGATTTTCCGGCCTCGGGCGCTTCCCGTCAAATCCCCCCCGTGTGCTCTGCCGCTTGCTCAGCCCTTTTCGGCCTCGGCATCCGGGTCGATTCCGTATTCCTTGATCTTGTACAGCAACGCCCGATGGCTGATGTCCAGCACCTCGGCGGCCCGGGTGCGGTTGCCCCGGGTGCGGCGAAGGGCCGCTCGGATGTAGGTCTCCTCCAGCTCCCGCATGGCGCGCTTGAGCGACAGGTCGTTGCCGGGCTGTTGCACGGGAAGCGAGGCGCCCTCGGGTGAGGCAACCGCCCACAAGCGCTCGGGGAGACTGGAGGGCAGCAGCAGGGGCCCATCCACCAGGAGCACCGCGCGCTCCATGGCGTTCTCCAGTTCGCGCACGTTGCCGGGCCAGGCATAGGCGCCCATCAACGCCTCGGCCTCGGGGGTGAATCCCTGGACGGGAGGCTCTCGGTTGAGCTCCCGGTTGAAGCGGCTGAGGAAGGCCCGCGCCAGCAGGAGAATGTCCTCGCGGCGCTCCCGCAGGGGCGGTACCCGCAGGTTCACGACGTTGAGGCGGTAATAAAGGTCCTCCCGGAACTCCCCCCGCTCCACCAGCTTGCCCAGGTCCCTCAAGGTCGCGGCGATGACCCGCACGTCCACGGTTTCCGAGCGGCTCTCCCCCACCGGACGGATCTCCCCCTCCTGGAGGACACGCAGCAACTTCACCTGGGCCGGCAGCGGCAGTTCGCCAATCTCGTCCAGGAACAGCGTGCCCCCATCCGCCTCGCTGAACAGCCCCCGCTTCGCGGTCCGCGCGTCGGTGAAAGCCCCCTTGGCGTGGCCGAACAGCTCGCTCTCGATGAGCCCTGCGGGGAAGGCGCCACAGTTGACGGCGACGAAGGGCAACGCCGCCCGGCGAGACCGCTCGTGCAGGGCCCGCGCGATGAGCTCCTTGCCGGTCCCGCTCTCGCCCGTGATGAGGACCGTGGTGTTCACCGGGGCGAGCCGGTCCACCTGGCGCAACACCGCGCGCAGCCCCTCGCTCTCGCCGAGGATCCCTCCCAGCGGCGCGGCGCCCGCGGTCCGCAGACGCCGGTTCTCGCGCAGCAGCCGCTCGCGCTCCTCCGCCTTGCGCAGGACGAAGACGATCTCCTCGGGCTTGAAGGGCTTCTGGACGTAGTCGTAGGCCCCCGCCCCCACCGCCTCGAGCGCCTGTTCCTGGGAGCCGTAAGCGCTCATCACCAGTGCGGTGAGGCCCGGATGCTCGGAGAGGGCCTGACGCAGCACCGACAGGCCGTCGCGCCGAGGCATCCGCACATCGCACAGGAGCACGTCATAGCTGCGAGCGCTCAGCTCTCGCAGGGCTTCCTCGCCATCCGCCACGGCACGCACCTCATAACCATGGTCGGTGAGCACCAGGGTGAGCACATGGCGGATGGAGGGCTCGTCGTCAGCAACGAGAATGGAGCGAAAGAGAGGCATGGGCACCGGGAATCATCCCCCAGCGTCCTGACGCAAGGTAGTTCCCTGCTCAGGCGGCCGTCAGACAGAGGGTAAACCGGGCGCCTCCCTCCGGGCGGTTCTCCGCGACCAGCTTCCCCCCCATGCCCTGCGCCAGGTGGAGCGAGACGGCCAATCCCAGCCCCGTCCCCTTCCCGTCCTTCGTGGTGAAAAACGGCTCGAAAAGACGCGCCATCACGTCGGCCGAGAGGCCCGGGCCCCCATCCTCCACCCTCAACCACACCTCGCCCCCCTCTCGGAGGGTGGACACCCGCACGGGTCCCTGCCCGCCCATGGCCTGCGCGGCGTTCAAGAGGAGGTTGATGACAATCTGGGAGACCGGGCCCGGGTCGGCGCGTGCCAGCAGCCCGGGTTCCAGCGCGAAGCTCACCTCCACGCGCGACAGCTCCGGCCCCGCGCGCACCAGCCTCACGCAGGTCTCCGCCACCTGGCCCATGTCCACGGGCGCCAACGGTCCAGAGCGCGGACGCCCCAGATCCAGCAACCCTCGGACGATGCCGTCGATGCGGTGCACCTCATGATCGATCCGGTCCAGGAAGTCCTTCAGCTCGGGGGTGGTCGCGCGCATCCGCGCCAACGAGAGGTAACCGAGAATCCCCGCCAGCGGGTTGCCCACCTCATGCGCCACGCCCGCGGCCAGACGCCCCACGGTCGCCAGTCGCTCGGCGGACACCAGTTCCGTCTGGGCGCGCGACAACCGCACATTGGCCTGCTGGAGTGCCTCCAACTGCGAGCGGGTCAAGGCTTGCTCCCGGCGCAGGGCCTCCGCCATCCGGTTCAACGCGCTCTGGATGCGTGAGAGGAGGGGCCCTCCCTGAGAGATCGGCGTCAAGTCCAGCTCGAGCCGTTCCAACTGCCCCATGGCCCGTTCCGTGGCCCGCAGCGGACGCCCGACGGTGAGATCCAGCACGATGTACGCCAGGATCACCAACACCATCAGATCCAACCCGAGCGCGAAGGGGAGAAAGCCGCGCAAACGCGTCAGCACCGCTTCCTCGGTGCCTTGGGAAGGCACCCACCGGCGCGCCACGTCCATCAGGTAGAGCAACGTGGGCAGCAGGGTGAGCCACGACAGGCCCGTGGCCAGTGAGCCCAGGAGAAACGCCACGCTGGCGATGCGCCACTTCATGGCACCTGGAGATGGCTCACGGCAGGCCCCCCACCAGCATCGCGAGATTGGGGGGCAAGACCTCGGTCAGCCAAGGGCCCAGCAACAGGATCTCCAGGCCCGCCAGGGCCAACCACGGACCAAAGGGGATGTTCGTCTTGCCCGGGACCCAGTCGACCTCCTGCCCTGCCTCATCCTTCGGCTCGTCCGGGATGGGCTGGAACAACAAGCAGACGGGAACACCGATCAGGCGGCGCCACCAGGACAAGCCAGGCTTCAGAAACTCCCACGTCATCGTCAGCTCGGGCTCGGGCGCCTCCTGCTCCTCCTGCCGGGCAGTGCCCTGCCCCTCTGCCCGAGGGCCGGCCCGCCCGGTGAGGGCGATCAACAAGATGCCCACCACCGCGCCCTGGAACGACGAGAGAAAGAGGATCCCCAGCAACGAGCGCCACGTCAGGAAGCCCCCCAGCATCGCCACCAAGTACTTGTCACCGCCGCCCAACGCCTCCTTCCCCAACAACTTCCACCCCAGGTACTCCATCAACCGGAAGACCAGGAACCCTACCGCCGCCCCCACCGCCGCATCGCGCAGCGCCTCCGCCCCTTGCACTCCCGCCAGCCCCACCCCCAGGACAATTCCCGGCACCGTGAGCGAGAAGGGAAGGATCCAATGCTCCAGATCAATAAAGGTGAGCGGGATCAACAAGGTGATGAGCACGAGCCCGGACACCAGCTCCCAGGAGACGCCCAAGCGCCGCAGGCAGGCCAGAAAGAGCAGCCCGGTGGCCAGTTCCACCAGCGGATAACGGGCAGAGATGGGCGCCCCACACCCCCGGCAGCGTCCCCGGAGCACCAACCACGACACGAGCGGGATGTTGTCGTACCAGGTGAGCGTATAGCCACACTTCGGGCAGCGCGAGCGGGGCCGAACGATGCTTTGGCCAGCGGGGACGCGGGCGATGACGACATTCAGGAAGCTGCCAACGCACAGGCCCACGATGAAGAGCCAGATCGCCAGCAACGCAGTCGGAAAGGGGGTCAGCTCCGGGTCCATGATGAGGTTCGCGAGGCTAGCCCTTCCCGCTCAGGTGCCCAAATTCGTCGCCGAGTGCCAAAATTTGTCGATCTCGCGGGAAGCCCCTCGATTCCCTTTTCTGCCGATCCGAAAGGATCAAGCCACTTAGCCCCCCTGGCGTGGATGGCGCGACCTTTGCTATGTCTAGAACCCGTCGTTCACCCCCAGTCCTCGCCGACTGTAAGGAGCACCAGATCATGACCCAGACCCGTCGCAACCGTGGCTTTACCCTCATCGAGCTGATGATCGTGGTCGCCATCATCGGCATCCTGGCGGCCATCGCCATCCCGAACTTCATCCGGTTCCAGGCCCGCGCCCGTCAGTCCGAGGTGAACACCAACCTCAAGAGCCTCTTCACGGGTCTGCGCACCCAGCAGAAGAAGCCGCCCGAGAGCATCCGCGCCACCGGCTTCGCCCCCGAGCGTGGCAACCGCTACACCTACAAGATTGGCGACTGCGGTGCCACCGAGGACCGCACCAACATCGACGCTGAGCAGCACAACGACGACACCTGCATCGGCGCCGACGTGTTCAAGTTCGGCACCGGCTTCCCCGACGGTGGCAAGTTCGAGACCATCCAGCTGTCCTCCGCCACCTGGAACGCCAAGGGCACGGCCAACGGCCTGAGCGTGGACCCCGGCATCGAGGGTGACAACGCGAGCTGGGACTTCCTGGCCTACGCCGCGGGCGACGTGGACAACACCATCGAGAACGACGCGTCCGACAGCTGGTCGATCGCCTCCGCGGACGGCAACCTGCAGTCGGTTTGCCCTGCGGTCACCGAGCCCGAGGCCGTTGCCGCCGGCGAGCCGTTCAACATCAGCAACGACGTGAACTGCGGCGCCCCGTAATTTCGCTTCACAGCACTTCGCTTAGAGCAGGCCGGGATGAGCACTCATCCCGGCCTGTTTTATTTGAAGGAGGAACTCACGTGCTCCGGCGTCCCCAGAACGGTTTCACGCTCATTGAGCTGATGATCGTGGTGGCCATCATCGGCATCCTCGCAGCCATTGCCATCCCCAGCTTTCTTCGCTTCCAGGCCCGTGCCCGGCAATCCGAAGTCAACGCCAACCTCAAGTCGCTGTTCACCGGCATGAGGACCTTGGCCAAGCGGCCTCAAGCGGAGATTCGCGTCCCCGGTTTTGCTCCCGAACGGGGCAACCGCTACAGCTACTACATGGCCGCCACCTGCACGGCCGCCGAGATCCGCGACACCATCGATGCGGAGCCGCACGACAACGACGACTGCATTCAGTCGGACCGGTTCAAGTTCGGACTGGACATGCCGGCCCAGTTCGAAAGGGTCGTGCCCACCACGTTGGAATGGGCCGGCCGCGCGACCGCCAGCGGCATGGGGGCCCAAGCCGGGCTTTATGGGAACGGCCTCGAATGGGACTTCCTCAGCTACGCGGCGGGCGATGTCGACGGCACGTTCACGGACTCCGCGGATACGTGGCTCATCTCCTCATCGGATGGACGGATCCAGCCTGTCTGCCCGAGCTCGTCGGAGCCGTTTGCCACCGCCGCGGGAGAGCCGTTCAACGTCAGCAACGACGTGGATTGCGACTAGGCAGGCCAGGGCCTGGCCTGCGCCTCTGCTCCAAACCACTCCCCCGTTGGCCGGATCGCGGATAAGGTATTCGGTACCGCAATGAAGTTGCTCATCCCTCTGACACTCTTCAGCGTGGGACTTGGCGCGGTGGCCGTGTTGTCCGAGCCGCCGCGTGAGCCCCCGCGGGGCCCTTATCAAGCGCCCCTGCTTCCCCGGCTCGAGATGCTGCGCGTCGTCGGAGCGGGGCAACGCTCGCTCGTGACGGACTACTACTGGCTTCAGGCCATCCAGGCCGCGGGGCGCGGGGGGCAGAGCCGCGAGAACACGCGTTACCTGGATCTCTTCTACTACTCGGATCTGGTCACGGACCTGGACCCGCAGTTCCTGAAGGTCTACCTGTACGCGGGCAACACCATTCCCACCAACCTCGGCCGCGAGACGTGGGTGAATACCAACGAGGCGCGGAAGATCCTCGAAAAAGGGGTGAAGCACTTCCCCAAGGACTCCACCCTGCGCCTGTTCCTGGCCTACAACCTGAGCTACTTCCACAACGAGCATGCCGCCGCCGCGGAGCATCTGCGGATTGCGGCCTCGCTGCCCAACGCGAACCGGTACGTGCCCGAAATGGCCTCGCGCATGCTCGCGTTCAACCGCCGCTTCGACGCTGCCCTCGCGCTGGCGGAGTCCTTCCGGGATTCCGAGCAGGATCCCGAGATGCGTCAGATGTTCGAAGAGCGGGTCCAGGAGATCTACCGGGAGCGGGTCCTCATTCAGGTGGATGACGCCATCAAGGCCTTCCAGGAACGGGAGAAGCGGCTGCCCCAGTCCATTGGCGAGCTGGTGTCGAAGGGAGATCTCCCCCGCGCACCGCAGGATCCGATGGGCGGCGTCATCTACATCGCCGAGGATGGGCGCAGCTCCTCGACCTCCAGCACCCTGCGCCTGGAGCCCATCGACTACCGCAAGAAAGCCCTCGAGAAGGAAGCCAAGGAAGCCAAGGAAGCCGCATCCGCCAACCAGGAAGCACCGAACGCCCCATGAGCGCCAACGACACACTGGCCATTGAGACCCGGGACCTGTCGAAGACGTATCGGCTGGGATTCTGGATGAACAAACGGGTGCTCGCCCTGCAAGGGCTCACCCTGAACATCCAGCCGGGGCAGGTGTATGGATTGCTCGGCCCCAACGGGGCTGGCAAGTCCACCACCATCAAGATCCTGATGAACCTCGTCCAGGCGACGAGCGGCTCGGCCGCCATCTTCGGGCACGCGCCGGACTCCAAGGAGGCCCGCCGCAACGTCGGCTTCCTGCCCGAGAATCCCGCGCCGTACGAGTACCTGACGGGCGAGGAGTTCGTGCGGCTGGCAGGCCAGCTCGTGGGCCTGAGCGGCCAGGAGCTGGACCAGCGCGTCAAGGAAGTGCTGGGAGCGGTGGGCATGTCCCGGACCGCGGGCCTGCAGATCCGCCGCTACTCCAAGGGCATGGTCCAGCGCATTGGCCTGGCGCAGGCCATCGTGGGGCGCCCCAAGCTGCTGGTGCTGGACGAGCCGACCAGCGGGTTGGATCCCGTGGGACGGCGAGAAATCCGGGACCTCATCCTCCAGGAGCGCGAGCGCGGCACCACGGTGCTCTTCTGCACCCACATCATTCCGGACGTGGAGGCGCTCTGTAACCGGGTCGCGGTGCTGGTCAATGGACGGCTGGCCCGGGAAGGCAGCGTGCAGGAGCTGCTCACCACGCAGGTGCCGGTGGTGGAGCTGACCATCGAGGGCCTGGGCTTGGAGGCCGTACGGGGCCTGGGCCATCCGCTCGAACAGGCGCAGGACCTGACCAACCGTATCCTGGTCCGTGCTGGCAACGCACACGTGCAGCCGCTGCTCAAGAGCGTGCTGGAGGCGGGTGGCCGGGTCACTCAGCTCCAGTCGGCCCGCTTCTCCCTGGAGGATCTGTTCCTCCAGGCGATGAGCGAGGCCCGGCATGGGACCGTGGGAGGAGAAATCACATCATGATGCGGCCGTTCCTCGCGCTCACGCTCAATGGCTTCCGGGAGGCCCGCCGCAACCGGGTGACCGTGGTGGTCGGCGCCTTCGCGTTCGGCCTCCTGGTGGCCTCCACGCTGCTCACCAACCTGAGTGTCTCCACGTTCGACCGGGTGCTCACCGACGTGGGCCTGGGCGTGATGAGCATCGTCCTGGTGCTGCTCGCCATCTTCCTGTCCAGCGGCATGCTGAGCCGGGAAATCGAGCGCAAGACGCTCTTCCTCATCGTCTCCAAGCCCATCTCCCGGAGCCTGTTCCTCACCGCCCGCTTCGCGGGGAACATGCTGACGCTGGGGGTGCTGCTGGTGGCCATGGGGGTGCTCTTCTTCGCCCAGGTGGCGCTCTATGGCACGCTCATCACCGAGGCCCAGCTCGTGGCCATTGGCATGCTCTTCTTCGAGCTGCTGGTGCTCAGCAGCATCGGCTTCGCGATGTCGAGCTTCTCCAGCCAGATGGTGTCCGCGACGGTGACGGTGGGCGCGTACTTCGCCGGGCACCTCAGTGGGGACATCTACGAGCTGTCGAGCAAGGCGGAGAGCGCTGCCTTCCAGTGGCTGGGCAAAGCCGTCTACTACGCGCTGCCCAACCTCTCGCGGCTCAACTACCGCGTCCAGGCGACGTACGAGCTGCCCACCCCCCTGGGAGAGCTCGTCCCGTCCATGCTCTACGCGGTGGCCTATGCCACGGTGATGATCGTCATCGCGGTCGTCCTCTTCTCGCGCCGCGACTTCAAGTAGCCCCTCGGGCCCTGCCGCCTGGCGCGGCAACGGCCCCCTGCTGGCAGGCCCTACCCGCCTGCCGGCTCGCCTCCATCCTCGCGATCCGACAGGCCGTGCTTGGCCAGCCGGTACCGAAAGGAGCGGAAGCTCAGGCCCAGCAACTCCGCCGCGCGCGTCTTCACCCCTTCCGAGCGCTGAAGCGCGGCCACGAGGTAGCGCCGCTCCGCATCATCCAAGTGACGCTCGAGCGAGAAGCCCACCGGCAGCGTCACCTCGCTCACCACCTGAGGCTCTGGCTCACGCTCTCCCCTCAGGGCGGAGGGCAAGGTGTCCGGCCCCAGCGCGTCGCTGTCGGCGAGCGTGGCCGCGCGCTCCACGATGTTCTGCAACTGGCGCACGTTGCCCGGAAAGGCGTAGCGCTCCAGCACCTGCACCGCCTCGGGAGAGAACTCCAGGTTGGGCCGCCCCAACTCCTCGCGCATCTTCGCCAGGAAGTGCCTCGCCAGCAGCCCGATGTCCCCCTGCCGCTCCCGCAGGGGAGGCAAGTCCACGGTGATGACATTGAGCCGGTAGAGCAGATCCTCCCGGAACCGCCCCGCCTTCACCTCGGCCTCCAGCCGCTTGTTGGTGGCGGCCACCACCCGAGCCTGAAAGGGCACCTCGGTGGAGCTGCCCACGGGCTTCACCCGCCGCTCCTGCAGCACGCGCAGCAGCTTCACCTGCGTGGCGAGCGGCACCTCGCCAATCTCGTCGAGGAACACCGTGCCCTCTCCCGCCGAGACGAGGATACCGGACCGGTCCGCCTGAGCGCCCGTGAAGGCGCCCTTCACGTGACCAAACAGCTCGCTCTCCAGGACGCCCTCGTTCAACGCCGCGCAGTTGACGGGCAGGAACGGAGCGCCAGCCCGGGTGCTGCGCAAGTGGAGCGCCCGCGCCACCAGCTCCTTGCCCGTGCCACTCTCTCCCGTGATGAGGACGGTGGTCCGGCTGGGGGCCACCTTCTCCACCAGCCCCCAGACCGCCTTCATCGACTGGCTCTCCCCCACCCACAGCCCGCCCC encodes the following:
- a CDS encoding ABC transporter ATP-binding protein, with amino-acid sequence MSANDTLAIETRDLSKTYRLGFWMNKRVLALQGLTLNIQPGQVYGLLGPNGAGKSTTIKILMNLVQATSGSAAIFGHAPDSKEARRNVGFLPENPAPYEYLTGEEFVRLAGQLVGLSGQELDQRVKEVLGAVGMSRTAGLQIRRYSKGMVQRIGLAQAIVGRPKLLVLDEPTSGLDPVGRREIRDLILQERERGTTVLFCTHIIPDVEALCNRVAVLVNGRLAREGSVQELLTTQVPVVELTIEGLGLEAVRGLGHPLEQAQDLTNRILVRAGNAHVQPLLKSVLEAGGRVTQLQSARFSLEDLFLQAMSEARHGTVGGEITS
- a CDS encoding ABC transporter permease, whose translation is MRPFLALTLNGFREARRNRVTVVVGAFAFGLLVASTLLTNLSVSTFDRVLTDVGLGVMSIVLVLLAIFLSSGMLSREIERKTLFLIVSKPISRSLFLTARFAGNMLTLGVLLVAMGVLFFAQVALYGTLITEAQLVAIGMLFFELLVLSSIGFAMSSFSSQMVSATVTVGAYFAGHLSGDIYELSSKAESAAFQWLGKAVYYALPNLSRLNYRVQATYELPTPLGELVPSMLYAVAYATVMIVIAVVLFSRRDFK
- a CDS encoding sigma-54-dependent transcriptional regulator; the encoded protein is MREYLEVLLTRVGYRVSLAGNEKTAIETLGGSGVDVVISDMKLGQGSGLNVLKAARALSAPPEVVLITAFGTPAAAVEAMRAGAYDYICKPFDNEELKLLVQKALEKRGLREENRQLRRSLSGGRGGLWVGESQSMKAVWGLVEKVAPSRTTVLITGESGTGKELVARALHLRSTRAGAPFLPVNCAALNEGVLESELFGHVKGAFTGAQADRSGILVSAGEGTVFLDEIGEVPLATQVKLLRVLQERRVKPVGSSTEVPFQARVVAATNKRLEAEVKAGRFREDLLYRLNVITVDLPPLRERQGDIGLLARHFLAKMREELGRPNLEFSPEAVQVLERYAFPGNVRQLQNIVERAATLADSDALGPDTLPSALRGEREPEPQVVSEVTLPVGFSLERHLDDAERRYLVAALQRSEGVKTRAAELLGLSFRSFRYRLAKHGLSDREDGGEPAGG